The Deinococcus detaillensis DNA window GCGCGTCGAAGCCGCCTGCCGGGGCGTTGACTTCTTCGCGCTCCGGCAAGGTGTCGATGTAGACGTGCAGGGCTTCGAGCAGTTCCTCGCTGGCCAGCGCCGCCTGCGGCACCGTATCGTCACCCGCCGCCAAAAACTGCGCGACGTGTCCGGCTTCGTCACAGGCAAACCAATCGAACTCCACGCCGCTGATTTCCTGCCTGGTAATCACCTTGTGTTGGGCAATGTCGGTCACTTTCCGACTCCCAGAGCGGCGTTGACCACCTGCTCGGCTTCGCGCATGACTTCTCCAAGGTGCGCCTCACCTTTCCAACTCTCGGCGTAGATTTTGTAAATGTCTTCGGTGCCGCTGGGCCGCGCCGCGAACCAGGCAAACTCGGTGGTGACTTTTAAACCACCAACCTTCTCATTGTTGCCCGGAGCGCGGGTCAGCTTGGCCGTGATGGGGTCGCCGGCCAGCGTGGTGGCGCTGACTTGTTCGGGGCTGAGATTGCTCAGGATCTTCTTGGCCTCAGCGCTGGCCGGAGCGTCAGCGCGGCTGTAAGCGCTGCTGCCGAATTTGGCGCTCAGGTCGGCAAAGTGCTGCGAAGGCGTCTTGCCGGTTTTGGCAGTGATCTCAGCGGCCAGCAGGCCCATGATCAGGCCGTCTTTGTCGGTACTCCAAGGCCGTCCGTCCATCTTCAGGAAGCTCGCACCCGCCGATTCTTCGCCGCCGAAGCCGAGCGTGCCGGTCAGCAGGCCTTCCACGAAATACTTGAAGCCGACCGGCACTTCCACCAGTTTGCGTCCCAAGTCGGCGGCCACTTTGTCGATCAGGCTGCTGGACACCAACGTCTTGCCGACGCCTGCCGTCTGGGGCCAGCCGGGACGGTTGGCAAACAGGTAGTTGATGGCGACGGCCAAATAATGATTGGGATTCATCAAACCGTCAGGTGTGACAATGCCGTGCCGGTCGGCGTCGGGGTCGTTGCCAATTGCCACATCAAAGTCATCTTTGAGTGAGAGCAGCGAGGCCATGGCATACGGACTGGAGCAGTCCATTCTGATTTTGCCGTCTTTGTCTACGGTCATAAACGAAAAGGCCGGGTCTACTTTTTCGTTGACGATGGTGAGCTTGAGATTCCAGCGTTTTTGTATGGCTTCCCAAACCGGCAAGCTGCTGCCGCCCAGTGGATCGACGCCGATATTGACGCCCGCTTCACGAATGGCGTCAAGGTCAATGATTTCCGGCAATCCTTCTACATAAGGCGTGATGAAATCAAACTC harbors:
- the pgm gene encoding phosphoglucomutase (alpha-D-glucose-1,6-bisphosphate-dependent) yields the protein MAISELAGKVAPQRILTNIPLLLTRYYEVTPDVSDPAQRVAFGTSGHRGSSLDGSFTEAHILAVSQAVAEYRAAAGIHGPLFIGADTHALSEPALASALRVLVANGVDVRRSKGGAFTPTPLISHAILSYNSGADGENHIGKADGIVITPSHNPPQDGGFKYNPPSGGPADTDVTKGVQDRANELLRGGNKEVKTASYAEALEAAAEFDFITPYVEGLPEIIDLDAIREAGVNIGVDPLGGSSLPVWEAIQKRWNLKLTIVNEKVDPAFSFMTVDKDGKIRMDCSSPYAMASLLSLKDDFDVAIGNDPDADRHGIVTPDGLMNPNHYLAVAINYLFANRPGWPQTAGVGKTLVSSSLIDKVAADLGRKLVEVPVGFKYFVEGLLTGTLGFGGEESAGASFLKMDGRPWSTDKDGLIMGLLAAEITAKTGKTPSQHFADLSAKFGSSAYSRADAPASAEAKKILSNLSPEQVSATTLAGDPITAKLTRAPGNNEKVGGLKVTTEFAWFAARPSGTEDIYKIYAESWKGEAHLGEVMREAEQVVNAALGVGK